In Deltaproteobacteria bacterium, one DNA window encodes the following:
- the groES gene encoding co-chaperone GroES has product MKIRPLQDRIIVKRMEEEEKTKGGIIIPDSAKEKPLEGKVIAAGNGKILEDGKVRPLDVKVGDRVLFGKYAGTEIKIEGEEHLMLREEDVLGVIEK; this is encoded by the coding sequence ATGAAGATCCGTCCCCTGCAGGACCGCATCATCGTCAAGCGCATGGAGGAGGAGGAGAAGACCAAGGGCGGCATCATCATCCCCGATTCCGCCAAGGAGAAGCCGCTGGAGGGCAAGGTGATCGCGGCGGGCAACGGCAAGATCCTCGAGGACGGCAAGGTGCGCCCGCTGGACGTGAAGGTCGGCGACCGCGTGCTCTTCGGCAAGTACGCCGGCACGGAGATCAAGATCGAGGGCGAGGAGCACCTGATGCTCCGCGAGGAAGACGTCCTCGGCGTGATCGAGAAGTAA